The proteins below are encoded in one region of Lactuca sativa cultivar Salinas chromosome 3, Lsat_Salinas_v11, whole genome shotgun sequence:
- the LOC111912372 gene encoding uncharacterized protein LOC111912372, translated as METNGGSGAAPTGCYKCGRPGHWSRDCPSDPTSNSNNDGSNKKPAASSHPFKASGGVGGASFQGQKQPIEKPKKVPKTRPKLTPELLLSDDGLGFVLRHFPKAFKYHGRGHETNDLGNLLSLYAEWHSHLIPYYSFNQFVHKVEQVGATKRVKLCLNDLREKVAHGGDPAKILETTQQNENSNPNPEQDVNDLDDLNLHPEDNLPNNDDTDDFQHNMMNEIFENPTEEASGELNNEAMNADKSEANIEMTEELKARIEANRLKALERAAARKRALESQES; from the exons ATGGAGACCAACGGTGGTAGTGGTGCTGCACCCACCGGTTGTTACAAGTGCGGCCGTCCAGGACACTGGTCCCGTGACTGCCCTTCAGACCCCACCTCTAACTCTAACAATGACGGATCTAATAAGAAACCAGCAGCATCGTCGCATCCGTTCAAGGCAAGCGGTGGCGTAGGTGGTGCTTCATTTCAAGGCCAAAAGCAGCCGATTGAAAAGCCGAAGAAGGTTCCGAAAACCAGGCCTAAGCTTACTCCGGAATTGCTTCTATCTGATGATGGTCTTGGATTCGTTCTTCGACATTTCCCTAAAGCTTTCAAGTACCATGGGCGTGGTCACGAG ACAAATGATTTGGGGAATCTACTAAGTTTGTATGCAGAATGGCACTCACATCTGATTCCTTACTACTCATTCAACCAGTTTGTTCACAAGGTAGAACAAGTTGGTGCCACAAAACGTGTCAAG TTATGCTTAAATGATCTGCGAGAAAAGGTTGCACATGGAGGGGACCCAGCCAAGATACTTGAAACAACCCAGCAAAATGAAAATTCAAATCCTAATCCTGAACAAG ATGTTAATGACTTGGATGATTTAAATCTTCACCCAGAAGACAATTTACCAAATAATGATGACACAGATGATTTCCAGCACAATATGATGAATGAAATTTTTGAAAACCCTACTGAA GAGGCATCTGGGGAGTTGAATAATGAGGCTATGAATGCTGATAAATCTGAAGCAAACATTGAAATGACAGAAGAATTAAAGGCTCGAATAGAAGCAAACAGGCTAAAGGCATTGGAGAGGGCTGCTGCTCGAAAGCGAGCTTTAGAATCTCAGGAATCTTGA